Proteins encoded in a region of the Spiroplasma endosymbiont of Amphimallon solstitiale genome:
- the smpB gene encoding SsrA-binding protein: MKIIAKNKKAYFNYKLLEKLEVGIVLTGSEIKSIRLGNVSLQDSYVTFSNNEAYIINMNITTYKFTTSYILDPLRKRKLLLNAREIKKIQQEQKQKNLTVVPTMIYLNSKSRAKLEIALARGKKNYDKRETIKNRDAVRQIKK; the protein is encoded by the coding sequence ATGAAAATAATTGCAAAAAATAAAAAAGCGTACTTTAATTATAAATTATTAGAAAAATTAGAAGTGGGAATTGTTTTGACTGGTTCTGAAATTAAATCAATTCGTTTAGGTAATGTATCTTTACAGGATAGTTATGTAACTTTTAGTAATAATGAAGCTTATATTATTAATATGAACATTACTACTTATAAATTTACTACTAGTTATATACTTGATCCATTAAGAAAAAGAAAATTACTTTTAAATGCTCGTGAAATTAAAAAAATTCAACAAGAACAAAAGCAAAAAAACTTAACTGTTGTTCCAACAATGATATATTTAAATAGTAAAAGTAGAGCAAAGTTAGAAATAGCATTGGCTCGTGGTAAAAAAAATTATGATAAAAGAGAGACCATTAAAAATCGTGATGCAGTAAGACAAATCAAAAAATAA
- a CDS encoding IS256 family transposase, translating to MYNYFSTKLKENTEDLTTVFKEGGLYKELTKRLVEKMLNSEMQNYLGYEKNQHSNTENARNGTSSKKLITQQGKIEIDVPRDRNSDFTPVIVAKRQRRFDGFDQQVLSLYAKGMTLSDIRMQLQELYHGADISESVISQITDDVIDDVKAWQNRPLESIYPIVYFDCIVVKVRQDKRIINKSVYIALGVDLEGKKDVLGLWISENEGAKFWLANFTEMKNRGLNDILIACSDNLTGMSEAIQAVYPKTEHQLCIVHQIRNSLKYVSYKHRKTLVTDLKPIYSACSEEQAMQALESFESKWNKQYPQIAKSWYKNWENLMIFISYPAEIKRVIYTTNAIESVNSQLRKVIRNKKAFPNDMSVFKIFYLAIENITKKWTLPIQNWNTAIAHFMIKFEDRINLN from the coding sequence ATGTATAATTACTTTTCTACAAAATTAAAGGAAAATACTGAAGATTTAACAACAGTTTTTAAAGAAGGGGGTTTATATAAAGAATTAACAAAACGTTTAGTTGAAAAAATGTTGAATTCTGAAATGCAAAATTATTTAGGATATGAAAAAAATCAACATAGTAATACTGAAAATGCTCGTAATGGTACAAGTTCAAAAAAATTAATAACTCAACAAGGTAAAATTGAGATTGATGTACCAAGAGATCGCAATAGTGATTTTACTCCTGTAATAGTTGCAAAAAGACAGCGAAGATTTGATGGTTTTGATCAACAAGTGCTTTCACTATATGCAAAAGGTATGACTCTATCTGACATTAGAATGCAGTTACAAGAGTTATATCATGGTGCTGATATTAGTGAAAGTGTTATTAGTCAAATTACTGATGATGTTATTGATGATGTCAAAGCATGACAAAATCGACCATTAGAAAGCATTTATCCGATTGTTTATTTTGATTGTATAGTAGTTAAAGTTCGACAAGATAAACGGATTATTAATAAATCAGTTTATATAGCATTAGGAGTTGATTTAGAAGGTAAAAAAGATGTTTTAGGCTTATGAATTAGTGAAAATGAAGGTGCTAAATTTTGATTAGCTAATTTCACAGAAATGAAAAATCGAGGCTTAAATGATATTTTGATTGCTTGTAGTGATAATTTAACAGGCATGTCAGAAGCAATACAAGCAGTTTATCCTAAAACAGAACATCAATTATGCATTGTTCATCAAATTCGAAATAGTTTAAAATATGTTTCATACAAACATCGAAAAACTCTAGTTACAGATTTAAAACCAATTTATAGTGCATGTAGTGAAGAACAAGCAATGCAAGCTTTAGAATCATTTGAAAGTAAATGAAATAAACAATATCCCCAAATTGCTAAATCTTGATATAAAAATTGAGAAAATTTGATGATTTTTATTAGTTATCCTGCAGAAATCAAAAGAGTAATTTATACAACAAATGCTATTGAATCTGTTAATAGTCAATTACGAAAAGTTATTAGAAACAAAAAAGCTTTTCCTAATGATATGTCAGTTTTTAAAATATTTTATTTAGCAATTGAAAATATAACAAAAAAATGAACATTGCCTATTCAAAATTGAAATACAGCAATTGCTCATTTTATGATAAAATTTGAAGACAGAATTAATCTGAACTAG
- a CDS encoding IS30 family transposase, protein MYKYLTIESIIAIKEYKSYGFSIRKIAKAIDYSKSTVHRVCRLLNQNLLPLEILNKIQKNKQNAGRKLIILTLIEINTINHLLITKNYALDIIANFLKENKIKSISTKTLYNMFKTNRMGFDENNLLRKGKNKPHKQKETRGRINNCKSIHERNLIIPNIKNIEEFGHLEGDTIIGKDHKSSIITLADIWSKTTIPLATKNNKSENITKSIIKFISKLQKGTVKTITFDRGKEFSKWKLIEKNCNVKIYFADPGKPCQRGLNENNNGILRRYLPKSTDLSSYKQKDLNTIAFQINSTPRKSLSYKRPIDLIQLF, encoded by the coding sequence ATGTATAAGTATCTGACTATTGAATCAATAATAGCAATAAAAGAATATAAAAGTTATGGATTTTCGATTCGTAAAATAGCAAAAGCCATTGATTATAGTAAATCAACTGTACATAGAGTTTGTAGATTATTAAATCAAAACTTATTACCATTAGAAATATTGAATAAAATTCAAAAAAATAAACAAAATGCAGGTAGAAAATTAATAATTTTAACTTTAATAGAAATTAATACTATTAATCATTTGTTAATTACTAAAAATTATGCTCTTGATATAATTGCTAATTTTTTAAAGGAAAATAAAATAAAAAGTATTTCAACAAAAACTTTATATAACATGTTTAAAACAAATCGAATGGGTTTTGATGAAAATAACTTATTGAGAAAAGGAAAAAATAAACCTCACAAACAAAAAGAAACTAGGGGCAGAATTAATAATTGTAAGTCTATTCATGAAAGAAATTTAATCATTCCTAATATTAAAAATATAGAAGAATTTGGTCATTTAGAGGGTGATACTATCATTGGTAAAGATCATAAAAGTTCTATTATTACTTTAGCTGATATATGATCAAAAACCACAATTCCTTTAGCAACTAAAAATAATAAATCAGAAAATATTACAAAAAGTATAATAAAATTTATTTCAAAGTTACAAAAAGGAACAGTTAAAACTATTACTTTTGATCGTGGTAAAGAATTTAGTAAATGAAAATTAATCGAAAAAAATTGTAATGTTAAGATTTATTTTGCAGATCCTGGTAAACCTTGTCAAAGAGGTTTAAATGAAAATAATAATGGTATTTTAAGAAGATATTTACCAAAATCTACAGATCTATCTTCATATAAACAAAAAGATTTAAATACTATAGCATTTCAAATTAATTCTACACCCAGAAAATCACTATCTTATAAAAGACCAATAGATTTAATACAATTATTTTAA